The following nucleotide sequence is from Camelus bactrianus isolate YW-2024 breed Bactrian camel chromosome 19, ASM4877302v1, whole genome shotgun sequence.
TGAGGTCTGAGCGCCCCAAAGGCTAAAGGCTGAGACCCCCTTCCCCAGGTGGCAACAAGGGTTCTGAGATCGAAGATCCTTCTACAAGGACTCTGACTAGTCCAAGAGGCCAGATCTGAAGGACGTGACCCTGGGGGTCCTCAACAGAGGACTCACCTCGCTAACGTGGCTGttacagaagtccaggaccaagTTCGTCTTCCATCATAACTTGGAAGCACTGTTCCACTGCTGGCTTCCTTCCAGCACCGCTGTTGGGTGGGCTCTCAGCTCTACCCAGCACTGGCTTGGGATTCTGTTCAAGGCCTTTCCAGACACACAAGGTCCCATACTTTACTCCGCAGGCAGCTTTTCTCGGGGAGCCACTAGAATGTGCCTCACGAAAAGAAAGGAGTAACTCTACAAAAAGGTGAAGATGGGGCGCAGGAAACAAGGGGCCCAACACATGCGGCTCTAGCGAGGGGAGATCCCAGGGCCACCTCGGGCGGCCAGTACAGAGTGACGAGTGTGACTCAAGGGGCAGACACCCTGAGGCTACTGTCATCAAGTCCCTGCCGTGCTGGTCCATCTGGTAAACCATGGAGTGTTAGCCCAGGACCTCGTCTGTGCTCAGCTTGGTTCATGGGGCACTATGAGATCCTCCACTCCCCCAACGCACTCCCTGGTTCAGCTGAGGACACTCACCCTGCAAATAACCGTCCCGACCTCCCACAAGCTGGAGGGAGGCACGTCAGCCCTGAAGCAGGACAGGGACCCCACGGCCCCAAACCGGATTTCTGCACATCCCCCGGTACACACTGCAGCCCACTGGCCTCGGACAGTGGAGGGCCTAGTGCATCCCAGGACTTCCTAATGACCTTGACCACCGGCTTCCCCAGGAGGGGCTCATGGCAGCTGAAGCCAGAGCGGGACTGTTTAGGCTGCCCCATCGACGCTCCACAAACAGGCTGGCTCGAAACCACAGAGATTTATCCTCATACAGTGCTAAAGCCCGAAGTCAGAAATCAGGTGCCAGCAGGGCCACGCTCTCTCCGAAGCTCTGGGAGACAATCTGTTCATCCTTCCTCTTGGCTTCTGGTGTGGCTGGCAAGCCCTGGTGTCCCAGCTTTGCAGACACATCAGTCTAGCTGCGGCCTCAGTCACCACATGGCGTCCTCACTGGtgtgtctctgtcttctcttcttatgaggacaccagttaCCTTGGACTAAGCCCCCGACCCCTCCTCCAGTGTCACCTCACCTTAACTACTTACTTACACCTGAGAAGGCCCTATTTCCAGccaaggtcacattcacaggtaccagggaTCAGGACATCAATACAAGCttttggggacacaattcagtctacaTCAGTGGCACCACAAAGCCTGTCATGCCTTCAACTAACAGCAGCAACTTCCTTACACAGCTCCATCTGTGCTTTCTACTtagtttttggaaaacaaaacaaaacgaaacctGAAAGTACAGTTTAGGGgataaagacattaaaaaggCAGAGGAATGATTAATGCTGAAAGTCAGAGAGTGACTCCCTCTGGGGGGAGCAGGGAGTGCACAGAAGGACCTCTGTCCTGAGTCAACCTGGGGGCTAGATTCATAGGTATTTACCTCATTAACCTCTAAACTATACCCATGGGATCTACGCATTCTATGCATTCTTCTACGAGTATGACGCATTTCACAATTTAAAGAATTAAGTATTGAGATTAAAAAGACAAACCTATGAGAACAAAGAACAGGTGAGCAGCTGACTGCAACAGAAGCATATGAATAAACGGCAAATGACTCAGACCAAGGAGAGCTCAGAGCTAAGGCAGCAGTGAAGACTGGCCTGGAGCCAGCAGCTGACGCACCAGAGCTGGGAAAGCGCAGCCCGGGAGCTATCAGGTCCTgagctgagggagggcaggaggactACGGACTGAGTGTCTAGTTAAGAGGTTAAAGCTTCCTCTCACATCTCTGCTGCCCGCAGTCAGAAGTGACCTCCTCCTCCACGGGCCGACTAGACTCTGGAAGCTCCAAAGAGAGATTGCAGCTAAAGGTGGAAGTCGTGCCCTGAAAATAGGAAGACTCAGAGGAAGTTTGACAACTGAACGGTCAGCTCCTGGCCCTCCCTACTGGGCTCCTAGGATGTAGCAGGCAGGTTACTAATTCGCAAGAAAGGAAAGTTGGGaaatagggggaaaaagaaaattacggAGATCTAGCTAGAGTAAAGGTCTTCGGCAAACTGTACAGCCCAGAGGCCAAACCCAGCCTGCTTTAGTGAACAGTTTTACCAGCGCACAGCCACGCCCGTTCATTACACATCATCTCTGCTGCTCTCACGCTGCGAGGCAGAGCTGGCCGGCGAATAATAGGGGTGCTCTGGACAGacagaacagagaaaacagaagataGGAAACCCCAGAACTCAAGATGGAGCATTTCAAATGGAAAGGCCCACACGCCAAAGGCCCGGCACCCGGAAGCAAAAGCCCCACACGGGGAACGTCACTGAGTAACATCAGCATGCTGGCAATAAAGACCAAACCCACTCATTTCCGAAGAAGAAGATGGGAAAATAAGCAAAGAATCTGAACAGGAAATTCACACAGAGAAACAaccaagaaacaggaaaaatgttTAGCCTCACCTTTAACCTCACCTGTAatcaaagaaaagtaaataaagaacAAGATTTCATTTTACAGCCATCAGGTAAGTCGAAAACGCTGCTAGCAAAGTCGGGGGAGAAGACGCATTCCTGCTGCGGGAAGGCGGTCTCGCTTCTGGGCAGAACTGACTGTTCCGGGAGCACAGACCAGGCTCCACTGAACATCCTTGAACCACGCAGCCCCTGGCTGCTATTCCCACAGCGTGTCTCCTACCTACACAGCCGTCCACATGCCTCCACTCCCGCTCAGCACAGTGTCCAGTACCCTGTACGCCCTCAACAAACCCATCAATCAAGGTCTACACAAACCATGTACAGCCACTCTCAGGGACCAAGAGATGCAAAGAAAACGTCTAGGTTCTGTCTACAATtcccaaaaggaaaacaaaaaaccaaacccagaTGTACTAAGGGAGGTTCATAGTGTAAGCACAGCCCAGCAATTTCTGTACTTCGTTCCCTTGCCATTTTTTCCCACAGCCCCTGCACAGCCCCAGGAGCTGGAGCGCGTGGCTCACACTCACCTGGTAGCGATCAAGGATTCTGAAGTCCTGACAGGTCGTCCTGTACGTGGCTTGTCCAGCCGGAAGCCTGGAAACGCCTCCTTCTTTGGCTCCATAGACCCCATCCACTAACAGGAGCGCGGCATTGACGACCTGATCCAAGTCGAAGAGCGGTAAGCCGCGGTCCCTCTTCGCCTGCCTGACGATCAGTTTCCGCTTCAGGCGCCGAGCCTCCGGCGTCATGGCCACGGCCCCAGGGCAGGCTTCCAGCCTCTTGAGGAGCAGCTTCTCCTCGTAGATGCTCACGGGGGTGAACTTGGGACCCCGGGGCTTTCGGTCCTTCTCCAGCGCCGGCTTCCTCTTCTCTCGAGACCTCGTCTGTAGGGATGTGTTGGAGTCCGTGTCTTCGCTGTCGATGTCCAACCGGTCGGGCTTCTCCTCCTCACTCTCTACCTCCTGCTTTATCTGCTCGGGGGCTCTGACCTTCTTTCGGCCCCCGACCCCGGTCCCCGAGGCGGCCAGCCCTGCAGGGGGCGGGACGTACTCCATCCCGGGATCTATGACGCCGTCGCCGTCCATCTCGTCGTCATCTGAGCGGAGCACAGAGCAGGAGAGGACGTCGGACCCGCCGCCCACCAGGGAAAACCTACACGCTTCCGTCAGGGCCCACACACACGAGAAAGGACCCGAGAAAGCTCAGTCTTACCGTGAAACAAGGCTTGTGGCGGCATCACGTCTGGAATCAGGTCGGCTTCGGAGAGCAGGCTGGGCGTGGCGGAGTGCGAGGCGGGGGTGCCCGGGGCAGAGAAATCCAGGGACGGGGAAGGAGACGGGCTTGTCAGCGGGGTGCGGTCGGAGGAGCTCAGCGACGAGAAGTCTATCACTTCTCCTTTTTCCAGAATCACGTCAGGCCTGCGGCCTCGGCTCACGAACTTGACGGGCGTGGAAGAAGTGCTCCGGTCGAGAAAGCCCGCCGCCTCCTTCTGGGCTCTCCTGATGTCCTTCGCCTCCTGAGTCCGAGACCTCTTCTCCTTCAGCTCCATGGCCGACTCCACGGGATTCCGACTCGCCCGTTTTCTAAGTCCCTCAACCGTAATGATGGGATCTAACGTTGGTTTTGAGGCTGTGAGGAAAGAGTAAACATCCGAGTTTTAAATATCCACTCAACATTAGCTTCTTATTCATTTGAACCTACTAGCGTGTCTGAAATACAGAAATGTTCAATGAATGCCCTGAACTAAGACTCTGATGTCTCTTAACCAGGAAAAAGGCATTATAATGCAAATGTAAACAGTGAGGTACCATCCTTCACCTACTGGAATTGGTAAACATTCAAAGTGTGATAATGCTTAGCAACCACTTAGGGAAATGGATATTTTCATGACTTTCTGGTAGGGCAAAAATTTTATTACAACTTTCTGGAGGGTAATTTGGCAATATGATTAAAACTTTGAATGAATATGCCCTTTGATACAGCAACTTATTTCCAGGAatttatcacacacacaaaaaggcaaatatgTACAACTGTAGTACTGtttaaataacaatgaaaaagggtaggaattaccaaaatgtccatcaaaagggTAATGGTTTATCATCATACAGCCGTTCAATGGAAtgcaatgaaataaaagaaaacagggtGGATCTACACGTACTGTTACGAAAAGCTGTGCAAGGCGTACTGGTAAGTGGGGAAAAAGCGGAGCACAGGCACCACGGTAAGAATCAGttcatgttttggttttttaattaaaaaaatgcttaaagaTGCAGACACGACTGCTAGAAGTGTTCGCAAGCGACAACAGTGGCTCCCTGGAGAGTGAAACTACAGGCAGGGCGGGTGCAGGGGGGACTCTCAGGCTTCATACCTTCAGTACTATTTGATTTGTcccaattacatttaaaaaattctttaaaactcATTCAAaactttttagattaaaaaaaatcagatcaatATGTGATAGTAATGagttagttattttttttaactgcgaAAATGGCATTATGGTTGGGCTACAAAAGAGAGTGCTTGTGGCTATGAGACACATAGTGAGACATTTAAGAAGGAAACAGTTAACACCTGGGAGTTGCTTCTAACTAATCCAAGGGTGGGGATGGGTGGAGGGTTGGAAGAAAGTACCCAGGGGTCTGGATAAAACGAGACTGCTGGCAGTTAACTGCTGGAGTGAAGACAAAGGTACCTGGGGATTCACTACATTACTCTCTTCACGTTTGAATACAATTAAAACtctctataataaaaaaatttgaaacaatcAGATTGAAAATAGAGAACCTTTCAGACAccaaaagaaatttataaaactGGTAACCTAATTGTACAGTGataaaattttttgtgtgtaataTTTATTTAGGGCATAAAAAACTGTCAGAATAAAACTGCGGCGCAGAGCAGCTCCAGGGAGGCAGGGCGGACTGTCCTCTGCACTTGCTTGGCCTAGGTCTGGCTGGTGGTGCCCACAACAGTACCTTTCACTTTCAAAGCGGAAGCAGACAGCTTCTCTCCCTCAGGTTTCATTGTCGGGGGCCTGTTGTGCACGAGTTTCCACCACCCTGGTTCTCCGAACTCCTGAGCACCCGAGCGGAAGTACATGGGGCTGCCCACGCTGAGGCAGCCCGCCACCGTACTCCACCAGGTTGAAGTCTTCTTCCTGCCGAGTCCAAGGTTGTACAAGTTACTGGCTTTTCAATTCTATCCTTATACAGGAAATGTACTCGCTGACTCCAAATCCGTGATCACTAGGGAACCTCCCACACCTTTGTAGGAAAGACTGTATCAGATGAGAGAGGCTCTGGGTAAacactgctatgtataaaaaagataacaaggtcctgctgtaaaGCGCaaggacctatattcaatatcttgtaataatctttaatggaaaagaatttgaaagaatatataaaaaattgaatcactctgctaaacacctgaaactaatacaacactgcaAATCATCTATACCTCAATAGTTAAAAAGTAtccaaaaccttaaaaaaaaaaaaaaggcctcacAGAGAACACATAcaacatcaaaataaacaaataactcaactataaaataaaaatgggcagagtATCATCTAAAAAGACacgtttccaaagaagaaatgcagatggccaacagcacatgcaaaaatgctcaatatcactaatcattagggaaatgcaaatctaaacctcgtggtatcacctcacatctgtgaGAATGGCTATgattaaaaagacaacaaataatgaatactggcgaggatgtggaaaaaaggaaaccctcatgcactgttggtgggaatgtaaattggtgcagtcactatggacaacagtatggagatgcctcagaaaattaaaaatagaactaccatatgatccaacaatttcactcctaagtatttatccgaagaaaacaaaaacactaattcgaaaacatatatgcacccctatgttcactgcagtgttatttacaatagccaagatatgggagcaaGCTAAGTGCccattaatagatgaatggataaagatgtggcattaaaaaaaaaaaaagacgtagtatatacacagtggaatattactcagccatgaaaaagaattagATCTTGacttttgcaacaacatagatggacctagagggcattatgctaagtgatataagtcagaaagaaaaagacaaatacagtatgattacacttgtatgtgtaatctaaaaaaaaaccaaatgaacaaacataacaaaacagcaacagagtGATAGATGCAGAGAAGAAACAGGTGATTGTCAGAGGAGAGGAACATGGAGGCGAGGAAATAGGTGAGGGTGATTAAGAGGTAAAACTTCtagctgcaaaataaatgagtcacggGTATGAagtgtacagtgtggggaatacagtcaataattaagtaatatctttgtatggtgacagacttaccatggtgatcattttgaaatgtagtgaaatactgaatcactatgttgtgtaacagaaactaacatagtgttgtaggtcaattatacttcaaaaacaaactcatagaaaaagatcagatttgtggttacgagaggtgggggaagggggaactGAATGAAGgtagtcaaagggtacaaactataagataaataagtagtaGGGATGTCACATACAACATGAtacatataattaacactgctgaaagttatatatgtaagttgttaa
It contains:
- the KAT14 gene encoding cysteine-rich protein 2-binding protein isoform X2, with protein sequence MESNIHLSSLISRHDDEATRTSTSEGLEEGEVEGETLLIVESEDQASVDLSHDQSGDSLNSDEGDVSWMEEQLSYFCDKCQKWIPASQLREQLSYLKGDNFFRFTCSDCSDNGKEQYERLKLTWQQVVMLAMYNLSLEGSGRQGYFRWKEDICAFIEKHWAFLLGNRKKTSTWWSTVAGCLSVGSPMYFRSGAQEFGEPGWWKLVHNRPPTMKPEGEKLSASALKVKASKPTLDPIITVEGLRKRASRNPVESAMELKEKRSRTQEAKDIRRAQKEAAGFLDRSTSSTPVKFVSRGRRPDVILEKGEVIDFSSLSSSDRTPLTSPSPSPSLDFSAPGTPASHSATPSLLSEADLIPDVMPPQALFHDDDEMDGDGVIDPGMEYVPPPAGLAASGTGVGGRKKVRAPEQIKQEVESEEEKPDRLDIDSEDTDSNTSLQTRSREKRKPALEKDRKPRGPKFTPVSIYEEKLLLKRLEACPGAVAMTPEARRLKRKLIVRQAKRDRGLPLFDLDQVVNAALLLVDGVYGAKEGGVSRLPAGQATYRTTCQDFRILDRYQTALPSRKGFRHQTTKFLYRLVGSEDMAVDQSIVSPYTSRILKPYIRCTERRSHVECRGGVIMRQSHPNCSCCHRFVPTCTGTTLTGRRSPTHLLITAMSGRTTSQR